One genomic segment of Sebastes fasciatus isolate fSebFas1 chromosome 17, fSebFas1.pri, whole genome shotgun sequence includes these proteins:
- the LOC141754075 gene encoding uncharacterized protein LOC141754075 isoform X4, whose product MVEGCEETTSQKSTDNSETTLNKISVVGAGVTSSRCVESGENAEKGDDKETLTPSEKESEKRGGVFSETGSEEKRNAGSESCQAIKEEKIEEPTAGSGEAPESSQNTDRNYPTETGKERSESCKDVLTQVSQKRKVSPCTVEDVEQEMSHKRQRLTSKEDASCEAPQNLTCSKRAGQKEATTADKGENCKQSHETATYEGNVEMDGYSEESKSQPSSVTTAVSAVTETTSNATKVSPESNEDVRMTHIKVSESADNADTCPSEDKAQIISNTTVGPLKIATTSKIEGTSETAADSTVTTPTTSMTAISKFTAKSSNCAPDTTKSTAPTSKLTAATSSCTTATKKLRETAYACTSTISVCTATTSTSSATISSVTSITKSATSSKPLERRTEAVAKVTATSYKAAAASNTGSKAAREAVCRTAPASKVENASKNSENASKTVVASRTVVTSVATAKMTVKGKNTEASVKTAHMKSSVGSTADVAPNIHKAPAALRLIMPKNPPTEPSHNPASKKWQSASPPEVGLNQLMKVKCGEKKQVYCLLCSVRLRGRCHVTDFTHQYNYAKMKSPERVSELKPSELQRELTKLVTLLAEADRDVGSQFFLTVKVNIDDYKELAALSADNAIRRLKAIMRQKDLRVSSHSTTDTDASPCEASSQDDESSSKEEGAPAVGPSDRAQSMKSSEPEANDLIPDQLHSCSISNNNKPNANRSVQDAGIAAVKMVKAQCYVPPLATDVAGSFAKTPDTCQETPEKRQQQERSRPELQDTRKVLEGSQKASTVKLLNPDPLSSAATVNTEQQNKPGPRRRAQDVSEHSQVLPMISIGESSEGRSHLSIYLNGHEPIIGLGLMWECRVMTVRTFYLCESCSETLLSRDIVQHMRSDDHQYNFIRMRHPGFLYFWSDELLLPWMKLNILKGIVKKVSKQERFNEMDAQVILLGKEMFKPVWTASFSDALKLVKEIKKQKKLTIPHPSIFSPQQKGAKQKTEKHPLEEMDGDLDGVKQRSPLDVTRVSPKADPVISPFSGAGTCLSPQEQPEPRPPVSQHQRPIPELKVKQVELHSESPSSSIVCPKTSQTLSVSPRDEYFPTRKRAAVESIETLVRSCTNNPKLEDPLPAQCSELQPISAESASESTSVKPAATSTLLSPMDKDTEPGFDEQDIPAVDMEKFDDLMALLRKMKSELNMSPCTSAPGNGETTTSCANNSSASGVERRQDPEPVQTTSNVATKQARWDSKWQMLKVTKNPPSANSLEMFSTAAPEVLSHGNQLVASNASSVITSSPEGSTLTRGDLLFGATEANAVTQLPSASAADPSDPQNQYDAQSTFGSQPHPSPIYDNPGQILQPRDNTETDSTGVRQLPINAIVSVRSNRHNQRFMGNYNRQDPTEVNNQVTHSFPTGATVSPSDASGGYGQYRQMAYFANGLSGYFSTEAVGSYTAPANPPVYTESPCQYEGFTTGAPYPSPIYPEQGATRFSLQSFGHILTAPALPEWVKLGLYQQQLLQQQYSSWRSTSLAAGDGTVISEAAYGGAAPVTTPATSSQKMIDLNDYRTLRVAPTQSSSNVAAQNVPQAYVNPPVVHYPPGANTEITSQPPANSFFASGGGFYVVEK is encoded by the exons ATGGTGGAGGGGTGTGAGGAAACAACGAGTCAAAAATCTACAGACAATAGTGAGACGACCCTGAATAAGATTTCTGTAGTTGGTGCTGGAGTCACCAGTTCACGCTGTGTAGAAAGTGGAGAAAATGCAGAAAAGGGAGACGACAAGGAGACTCTTACACCAAGTGAAAAAGAATccgagaagagaggaggggtgTTTTCAGAAACTGGTTCGGAGGAGAAAAGGAATGCAGGCAGTGAATCATGTCAGGCAATAAAGGAGGAGAAGATAGAAGAGCCTACAGCAGGAAGTGGGGAGGCGCCAGAAAGCAGCCAGAACACGGACAGAAATTACCCAACAGAGACTGGAAAAGAGAGGAGTGAAAGTTGTAAAGATGTCCTGACACAGGTGTCACAAAAGAGGAAAGTCTCTCCCTGCACTGTTGAGGATGTAGAGCAAGAAATGAGCCATAAAAGGCAGCGGCTCACATCCAAAGAAGACGCCTCTTGTGAAGCACCTCAAAACCTGACATGTAGCAAAAGGGCAGGACAAAAGGAGGCGACCACCGCAGACAAGGGAGAAAATTGCAAACAAAGTCACGAGACAGCAACGTACGAAG GCAATGTGGAGATGGATGGATATTCAGAAGAGTCTAAGTCACAGCCATCCTCAGTAACTACAGCCGTGTCTGCAGTGACTGAAACCACCTCCAATGCAACCAAAGTCTCCCCTGAATCAAATGAGGATGTCAGAATGACCCATATCAAAGTGTCTGAGTCAGCTGACAACGCTGACACCTGTCCTAGTGAGGACAAAGCTCAAATCATTTCAAACACAACTGTTGGACCATTAAAAATAGCAACCACTTCCAAAATAGAGGGGACATCTGAAACGGCAGCAGATTCTACTGTAACCACCCCCACCACGTCCATGACGGCCATCTCCAAGTTCACAGCCAAATCTTCCAATTGTGCTCCAGACACCACCAAATCGACAGCACCCACCTCCAAACTTACAGCCGCCACCTCCAGCTGTACAACAGCCACCAAGAAATTGAGAGAAACCGCCTACGCATGTACATCAACTATCTCCGTCTGCACCGCAACCACCTCCACCTCTAGTGCAACCATCTCAAGTGTGACCTCCATCACAAAATCTGCAACATCGTCCAAACCACTGGAGAGAAGAACTGAAGCTGTAGCCAAAGTCACAGCGACTTCATACAAAGCTGCCGCCGCCTCTAACACAGGATCCAAAGCAGCGCGTGAAGCCGTCTGCAGAACTGCACCCGCCTCCAAAGTGGAAAACGCATCCAAAAATTCAGAAAATGCATCCAAAACTGTGGTCGCGTCTCGTACTGTGGTGACATCCGTAGCCACTGCTAAAATGACAGTTAAAGGTAAAAATACTGAAGCCTCTGTCAAGACTGCACACATGAAGAGTTCAGTGGGATCAACTGCTGATGTTGCACCAAATATTCATAAGGCACCTGCAGCTCTCCGCCTGATCATGCCCAAGAATCCACCCACAGAGCCATCACACAACCCCGCAAGTAAGAAATGGCAAAGTGCAAGCCCTCCTGAAGTTG GCTTAAACCAGCTGATGAAAGTGAAATGTGGAGAAAAGAAGCAAGTCTACTGTCTGCTATGTTCAGTCAGGTTGCGAGGGCGCTGTCACGTAACCGACTTTACCCACCAGTATAACTATGCG AAAATGAAGTCCCCTGAGCGGGTTTCAGAGCTGAAGCCGTCAGAGCTGCAGAGGGAATTGACCAAGTTAGTGACCCTCTTGGCTGAGGCCGACAGAGATGTAGGATCCCAGTTCTTCTTG acagtgaaagtgaacaTTGATGACTACAAAGAGCTGGCTGCTCTTTCAGCGGACAACG CTATAAGACGACTGAAAGCAATTATGAGACAGAAAGACTTGAGGGTCTCATCACACTCCACAACTGATACTGATGCCAGTCCATGTGAAGCTTCAAGCCAAGATGATG AATCCAGTTCAAAAGAGGAAGGAGCTCCTGCTGTGGGTCCGTCCGACAGAGCTCAGAGCATGAAGAGTTCAGAGCCTGAAGCTAATGACCTGATTCCAGACCAGCTTCATTCGTGTTCGATCTCGAATAATAATAAGCCCAATGCAAATCGCAGTGTTCAAGACGCAGGCATTGCAG CAGTCAAAATGGTGAAAGCTCAGTGTTATGTGCCTCCTCTTGCCACCGACGTTGCAGGCAGCTTTGCCAAAACCCCTGATACATGCCAAGAGACTCCAGAGAAGAGACAACAGCAGGAGAGAAGTCGTCCAGAGTTACAGGACACACGGAAGGTGCTGGAAGGCTCTCAGAAAGCATCAACTGTTAAACTGCTCAACCCGGACCCGCTCTCTTCTGCTGCTACAGTGAATACAGAACAGCAGAACAAACCAGGACCCAGACGGAGAGCACAAGATGTATCCGAACACTCACAAGTGCTCCCAATGATTTCAATAG GGGAAAGCAGTGAGGGCCGCAGTCATTTGTCCATATACTTGAATGGACATGAACCAATCATAG GTCTGGGATTAATGTGGGAGTGTCGAGTTATGACTGTGCGCACATTCTACCTGTGTGAGAGCTGCAGTGAGACGCTCCTCAGCCGTGATATAGTCCAACACATGCGCAGCGATGATCACCAGTACAACTTCATC CGGATGCGGCACCCTGGCTTTCTGTACTTCTGGTCGGATGAGCTGCTGCTCCCATGgatgaaattgaacattttgaaGGGCATCGTCAAGAAGGTCTCAAAACAGGAGCGTTTCAACGAGATGGATGCGCAG GTTATACTGCTGGGAAAGGAGATGTTTAAACCGGTTTGGACAGCTTCGTTCAGCGACG CTTTAAAATTGGTTAAAGAAATCAAGAAACAAAAGAAACTGACCAtccctcatccatccatctttagTCCACAACAAAAGG gagcaaaacaaaaaactgagAAACATCCTTTggaagagatggatggagattTGGATGGGGTCAAACAAAGAAGTCCTCTGGATGTGACCCGTGTCTCCCCAAAGGCTGATCCTGTCATCTCTCCGTTCTCTGGTGCTGGCACGTGTCTCAGTCCCCAAGAGCAACCAGAACCCAGACCGCCAGTCTCTCAGCACCAGAGGCCTATCCCTGAGTTGAAAGTGAAACAGGTGGAGCTGCACTCAGAATCCCCATCTTCCTCCATTGTTTGTCCTAAAACCAGTCAAACCCTGTCCGTGTCTCCCAGAGATGAATACTTTCCCACCAGAAAAAGAGCAGCTGTTGAATCTATTGAAACACTGGTCAGATCTTGCACCAATAACCCCAAACTCGAGGACCCTCTGCCAGCACAATGCAGTGAGCTGCAGCCCATCAGCGCCGAATCAGCCTCCGAGTCCACTTCTGTTAAACCTGCTGCCACCTCCACCCTCCTGTCTCCTATGGACAAAGACACAGAACCTGGATTCGATGAACAAGACATACCCGCTGTAGACATGGAAAAGTTTGATGACCTAATGGCTCTGTTGAGAAAGATGAAATCTGAGCTAAATATGTCTCCTTGCACATCAGCTCCAGGCAATGGCGAGACTACCACCTCCTGCGCTAACAATTCATCCGCAAGTGGTGTGGAAAGAAGACAGGATCCAGAGCCTGTGCAGACAACATCTAATGTGGCCACAAAGCAAGCAAGATGGGATTCAAAGTGGCAAATGCTTAAAGTGACAAAAAATCCACCCTCCGCTAACTCACTGGAGATGTTTTCAACAGCAGCTCCTGAGGTCTTGAGCCATGGCAACCAACTCGTCGCCTCTAATGCCAGCTCTGTTATCACCTCATCTCCTGAGGGCTCCACTTTAACGAGGGGCGACCTTTTGTTCGGAGCGACTGAAGCCAACGCAGTCACGCAGTTACCTTCTGCCAGCGCCGCTGACCCCAGTGACCCACAAAACCAGTACGATGCACAGAGCACCTTTGGAAGCCAGCCTCACCCTAGTCCCATCTACGATAATCCAGGTCAGATACTACAGCCACGAGATAACACAGAGACTGACAGCACTGGGGTTCGTCAGTTGCCCATTAACGCCATCGTATCTGTCAGGTCAAACCGCCATAACCAGCGGTTTATGGGCAACTATAATAGACAGGACCCCACTGAGGTGAACAACCAGGTCACTCACAGCTTCCCCACAGGTGCAACCGTAAGCCCCAGTGACGCCTCAGGAGGATACGGTCAGTACAGACAAATGGCTTATTTCGCAAACGGACTGTCGGGTTATTTTTCCACTGAGGCTGTTGGAAGTTACACAGCACCAGCCAACCCTCCTGTATACACTGAGAGTCCATGCCAATATGAGGGGTTCACCACAGGGGCGCCCTACCCAAGTCCGATTTACCCAGAGCAAGGAGCAACCCGCTTCAGTCTGCAATCATTTGGACACATTTTAACAGCTCCAGCGCTCCCAGAATGGGTGAAGCTGGGGTTGTATCAGCAGCAGTTATTGCAGCAGCAGTACTCCTCATGGAGGAGCACTTCCCTGGCTGCTGGAGACGGCACAGTGATCAGTGAGGCGGCCTACGGAGGCGCCGCTCCAGTCACGACTCCAGCCACCAGTTCACAAAAGATGATCGACCTGAACGATTACAGAACCCTCAGGGTCGCTCCAACGCAGAGCAGCAGCAACGTAGCAGCGCAGAACGTTCCTCAAGCTTACGTCAACCCTCCAGTCGTTCACTATCCTCCTGGTGCCAATACTGAAATCACATCCCAGCCACCTGCAAACTCCTTTTTTGCCTCTGGCGGAGGGTTCTATGTTGTAGAGAAGTAG
- the LOC141754075 gene encoding uncharacterized protein LOC141754075 isoform X1, whose protein sequence is MVEGCEETTSQKSTDNSETTLNKISVVGAGVTSSRCVESGENAEKGDDKETLTPSEKESEKRGGVFSETGSEEKRNAGSESCQAIKEEKIEEPTAGSGEAPESSQNTDRNYPTETGKERSESCKDVLTQVSQKRKVSPCTVEDVEQEMSHKRQRLTSKEDASCEAPQNLTCSKRAGQKEATTADKGENCKQSHETATYEGNVEMDGYSEESKSQPSSVTTAVSAVTETTSNATKVSPESNEDVRMTHIKVSESADNADTCPSEDKAQIISNTTVGPLKIATTSKIEGTSETAADSTVTTPTTSMTAISKFTAKSSNCAPDTTKSTAPTSKLTAATSSCTTATKKLRETAYACTSTISVCTATTSTSSATISSVTSITKSATSSKPLERRTEAVAKVTATSYKAAAASNTGSKAAREAVCRTAPASKVENASKNSENASKTVVASRTVVTSVATAKMTVKGKNTEASVKTAHMKSSVGSTADVAPNIHKAPAALRLIMPKNPPTEPSHNPASKKWQSASPPEVGLNQLMKVKCGEKKQVYCLLCSVRLRGRCHVTDFTHQYNYAKMKSPERVSELKPSELQRELTKLVTLLAEADRDVGSQFFLTVKVNIDDYKELAALSADNAIRRLKAIMRQKDLRVSSHSTTDTDASPCEASSQDDESSSKEEGAPAVGPSDRAQSMKSSEPEANDLIPDQLHSCSISNNNKPNANRSVQDAGIAAVKMVKAQCYVPPLATDVAGSFAKTPDTCQETPEKRQQQERSRPELQDTRKVLEGSQKASTVKLLNPDPLSSAATVNTEQQNKPGPRRRAQDVSEHSQVLPMISIGESSEGRSHLSIYLNGHEPIIGLGLMWECRVMTVRTFYLCESCSETLLSRDIVQHMRSDDHQYNFIRMRHPGFLYFWSDELLLPWMKLNILKGIVKKVSKQERFNEMDAQVILLGKEMFKPVWTASFSDALKLVKEIKKQKKLTIPHPSIFSPQQKDKQPESRQSPEESLPTEVQPSQALETDQRSDNGAKQKTEKHPLEEMDGDLDGVKQRSPLDVTRVSPKADPVISPFSGAGTCLSPQEQPEPRPPVSQHQRPIPELKVKQVELHSESPSSSIVCPKTSQTLSVSPRDEYFPTRKRAAVESIETLVRSCTNNPKLEDPLPAQCSELQPISAESASESTSVKPAATSTLLSPMDKDTEPGFDEQDIPAVDMEKFDDLMALLRKMKSELNMSPCTSAPGNGETTTSCANNSSASGVERRQDPEPVQTTSNVATKQARWDSKWQMLKVTKNPPSANSLEMFSTAAPEVLSHGNQLVASNASSVITSSPEGSTLTRGDLLFGATEANAVTQLPSASAADPSDPQNQYDAQSTFGSQPHPSPIYDNPGQILQPRDNTETDSTGVRQLPINAIVSVRSNRHNQRFMGNYNRQDPTEVNNQVTHSFPTGATVSPSDASGGYGQYRQMAYFANGLSGYFSTEAVGSYTAPANPPVYTESPCQYEGFTTGAPYPSPIYPEQGATRFSLQSFGHILTAPALPEWVKLGLYQQQLLQQQYSSWRSTSLAAGDGTVISEAAYGGAAPVTTPATSSQKMIDLNDYRTLRVAPTQSSSNVAAQNVPQAYVNPPVVHYPPGANTEITSQPPANSFFASGGGFYVVEK, encoded by the exons ATGGTGGAGGGGTGTGAGGAAACAACGAGTCAAAAATCTACAGACAATAGTGAGACGACCCTGAATAAGATTTCTGTAGTTGGTGCTGGAGTCACCAGTTCACGCTGTGTAGAAAGTGGAGAAAATGCAGAAAAGGGAGACGACAAGGAGACTCTTACACCAAGTGAAAAAGAATccgagaagagaggaggggtgTTTTCAGAAACTGGTTCGGAGGAGAAAAGGAATGCAGGCAGTGAATCATGTCAGGCAATAAAGGAGGAGAAGATAGAAGAGCCTACAGCAGGAAGTGGGGAGGCGCCAGAAAGCAGCCAGAACACGGACAGAAATTACCCAACAGAGACTGGAAAAGAGAGGAGTGAAAGTTGTAAAGATGTCCTGACACAGGTGTCACAAAAGAGGAAAGTCTCTCCCTGCACTGTTGAGGATGTAGAGCAAGAAATGAGCCATAAAAGGCAGCGGCTCACATCCAAAGAAGACGCCTCTTGTGAAGCACCTCAAAACCTGACATGTAGCAAAAGGGCAGGACAAAAGGAGGCGACCACCGCAGACAAGGGAGAAAATTGCAAACAAAGTCACGAGACAGCAACGTACGAAG GCAATGTGGAGATGGATGGATATTCAGAAGAGTCTAAGTCACAGCCATCCTCAGTAACTACAGCCGTGTCTGCAGTGACTGAAACCACCTCCAATGCAACCAAAGTCTCCCCTGAATCAAATGAGGATGTCAGAATGACCCATATCAAAGTGTCTGAGTCAGCTGACAACGCTGACACCTGTCCTAGTGAGGACAAAGCTCAAATCATTTCAAACACAACTGTTGGACCATTAAAAATAGCAACCACTTCCAAAATAGAGGGGACATCTGAAACGGCAGCAGATTCTACTGTAACCACCCCCACCACGTCCATGACGGCCATCTCCAAGTTCACAGCCAAATCTTCCAATTGTGCTCCAGACACCACCAAATCGACAGCACCCACCTCCAAACTTACAGCCGCCACCTCCAGCTGTACAACAGCCACCAAGAAATTGAGAGAAACCGCCTACGCATGTACATCAACTATCTCCGTCTGCACCGCAACCACCTCCACCTCTAGTGCAACCATCTCAAGTGTGACCTCCATCACAAAATCTGCAACATCGTCCAAACCACTGGAGAGAAGAACTGAAGCTGTAGCCAAAGTCACAGCGACTTCATACAAAGCTGCCGCCGCCTCTAACACAGGATCCAAAGCAGCGCGTGAAGCCGTCTGCAGAACTGCACCCGCCTCCAAAGTGGAAAACGCATCCAAAAATTCAGAAAATGCATCCAAAACTGTGGTCGCGTCTCGTACTGTGGTGACATCCGTAGCCACTGCTAAAATGACAGTTAAAGGTAAAAATACTGAAGCCTCTGTCAAGACTGCACACATGAAGAGTTCAGTGGGATCAACTGCTGATGTTGCACCAAATATTCATAAGGCACCTGCAGCTCTCCGCCTGATCATGCCCAAGAATCCACCCACAGAGCCATCACACAACCCCGCAAGTAAGAAATGGCAAAGTGCAAGCCCTCCTGAAGTTG GCTTAAACCAGCTGATGAAAGTGAAATGTGGAGAAAAGAAGCAAGTCTACTGTCTGCTATGTTCAGTCAGGTTGCGAGGGCGCTGTCACGTAACCGACTTTACCCACCAGTATAACTATGCG AAAATGAAGTCCCCTGAGCGGGTTTCAGAGCTGAAGCCGTCAGAGCTGCAGAGGGAATTGACCAAGTTAGTGACCCTCTTGGCTGAGGCCGACAGAGATGTAGGATCCCAGTTCTTCTTG acagtgaaagtgaacaTTGATGACTACAAAGAGCTGGCTGCTCTTTCAGCGGACAACG CTATAAGACGACTGAAAGCAATTATGAGACAGAAAGACTTGAGGGTCTCATCACACTCCACAACTGATACTGATGCCAGTCCATGTGAAGCTTCAAGCCAAGATGATG AATCCAGTTCAAAAGAGGAAGGAGCTCCTGCTGTGGGTCCGTCCGACAGAGCTCAGAGCATGAAGAGTTCAGAGCCTGAAGCTAATGACCTGATTCCAGACCAGCTTCATTCGTGTTCGATCTCGAATAATAATAAGCCCAATGCAAATCGCAGTGTTCAAGACGCAGGCATTGCAG CAGTCAAAATGGTGAAAGCTCAGTGTTATGTGCCTCCTCTTGCCACCGACGTTGCAGGCAGCTTTGCCAAAACCCCTGATACATGCCAAGAGACTCCAGAGAAGAGACAACAGCAGGAGAGAAGTCGTCCAGAGTTACAGGACACACGGAAGGTGCTGGAAGGCTCTCAGAAAGCATCAACTGTTAAACTGCTCAACCCGGACCCGCTCTCTTCTGCTGCTACAGTGAATACAGAACAGCAGAACAAACCAGGACCCAGACGGAGAGCACAAGATGTATCCGAACACTCACAAGTGCTCCCAATGATTTCAATAG GGGAAAGCAGTGAGGGCCGCAGTCATTTGTCCATATACTTGAATGGACATGAACCAATCATAG GTCTGGGATTAATGTGGGAGTGTCGAGTTATGACTGTGCGCACATTCTACCTGTGTGAGAGCTGCAGTGAGACGCTCCTCAGCCGTGATATAGTCCAACACATGCGCAGCGATGATCACCAGTACAACTTCATC CGGATGCGGCACCCTGGCTTTCTGTACTTCTGGTCGGATGAGCTGCTGCTCCCATGgatgaaattgaacattttgaaGGGCATCGTCAAGAAGGTCTCAAAACAGGAGCGTTTCAACGAGATGGATGCGCAG GTTATACTGCTGGGAAAGGAGATGTTTAAACCGGTTTGGACAGCTTCGTTCAGCGACG CTTTAAAATTGGTTAAAGAAATCAAGAAACAAAAGAAACTGACCAtccctcatccatccatctttagTCCACAACAAAAGG ACAAGCAGCCTGAGAGCCGGCAGAGTCCAGAGGAATCTCTTCCCACGGAGGTGCAGCCATCACAGGCACTTGAGACTGACCAGAGAAGTGACAATG gagcaaaacaaaaaactgagAAACATCCTTTggaagagatggatggagattTGGATGGGGTCAAACAAAGAAGTCCTCTGGATGTGACCCGTGTCTCCCCAAAGGCTGATCCTGTCATCTCTCCGTTCTCTGGTGCTGGCACGTGTCTCAGTCCCCAAGAGCAACCAGAACCCAGACCGCCAGTCTCTCAGCACCAGAGGCCTATCCCTGAGTTGAAAGTGAAACAGGTGGAGCTGCACTCAGAATCCCCATCTTCCTCCATTGTTTGTCCTAAAACCAGTCAAACCCTGTCCGTGTCTCCCAGAGATGAATACTTTCCCACCAGAAAAAGAGCAGCTGTTGAATCTATTGAAACACTGGTCAGATCTTGCACCAATAACCCCAAACTCGAGGACCCTCTGCCAGCACAATGCAGTGAGCTGCAGCCCATCAGCGCCGAATCAGCCTCCGAGTCCACTTCTGTTAAACCTGCTGCCACCTCCACCCTCCTGTCTCCTATGGACAAAGACACAGAACCTGGATTCGATGAACAAGACATACCCGCTGTAGACATGGAAAAGTTTGATGACCTAATGGCTCTGTTGAGAAAGATGAAATCTGAGCTAAATATGTCTCCTTGCACATCAGCTCCAGGCAATGGCGAGACTACCACCTCCTGCGCTAACAATTCATCCGCAAGTGGTGTGGAAAGAAGACAGGATCCAGAGCCTGTGCAGACAACATCTAATGTGGCCACAAAGCAAGCAAGATGGGATTCAAAGTGGCAAATGCTTAAAGTGACAAAAAATCCACCCTCCGCTAACTCACTGGAGATGTTTTCAACAGCAGCTCCTGAGGTCTTGAGCCATGGCAACCAACTCGTCGCCTCTAATGCCAGCTCTGTTATCACCTCATCTCCTGAGGGCTCCACTTTAACGAGGGGCGACCTTTTGTTCGGAGCGACTGAAGCCAACGCAGTCACGCAGTTACCTTCTGCCAGCGCCGCTGACCCCAGTGACCCACAAAACCAGTACGATGCACAGAGCACCTTTGGAAGCCAGCCTCACCCTAGTCCCATCTACGATAATCCAGGTCAGATACTACAGCCACGAGATAACACAGAGACTGACAGCACTGGGGTTCGTCAGTTGCCCATTAACGCCATCGTATCTGTCAGGTCAAACCGCCATAACCAGCGGTTTATGGGCAACTATAATAGACAGGACCCCACTGAGGTGAACAACCAGGTCACTCACAGCTTCCCCACAGGTGCAACCGTAAGCCCCAGTGACGCCTCAGGAGGATACGGTCAGTACAGACAAATGGCTTATTTCGCAAACGGACTGTCGGGTTATTTTTCCACTGAGGCTGTTGGAAGTTACACAGCACCAGCCAACCCTCCTGTATACACTGAGAGTCCATGCCAATATGAGGGGTTCACCACAGGGGCGCCCTACCCAAGTCCGATTTACCCAGAGCAAGGAGCAACCCGCTTCAGTCTGCAATCATTTGGACACATTTTAACAGCTCCAGCGCTCCCAGAATGGGTGAAGCTGGGGTTGTATCAGCAGCAGTTATTGCAGCAGCAGTACTCCTCATGGAGGAGCACTTCCCTGGCTGCTGGAGACGGCACAGTGATCAGTGAGGCGGCCTACGGAGGCGCCGCTCCAGTCACGACTCCAGCCACCAGTTCACAAAAGATGATCGACCTGAACGATTACAGAACCCTCAGGGTCGCTCCAACGCAGAGCAGCAGCAACGTAGCAGCGCAGAACGTTCCTCAAGCTTACGTCAACCCTCCAGTCGTTCACTATCCTCCTGGTGCCAATACTGAAATCACATCCCAGCCACCTGCAAACTCCTTTTTTGCCTCTGGCGGAGGGTTCTATGTTGTAGAGAAGTAG